One Hermetia illucens chromosome 4, iHerIll2.2.curated.20191125, whole genome shotgun sequence DNA segment encodes these proteins:
- the LOC119654940 gene encoding general odorant-binding protein 99b-like: MKFFIVLCAVIAMAAAQWTPKSKEELLKFREECFKSENVPQAVIEKLNNRQYDEDLGQEARCYIRCIGLKSEIWDDTNGYDLERSYQNLISTGFEVSKENLQKCITPNTDNDDKCTWAAKNLKCLWTNKYVTKKQKIIKNIFTLNKLCLL; encoded by the exons ATGAAATTCTTCATTGTTCTCTGTGCAGTAATTGCCATG GCCGCCGCTCAATGGACGCCGAAAAGCAAGGAGGAATTATTGAAGTTCCGCGAGGAGTGCTTCAAGTCCGAAAACGTTCCACAAGCAGTCATCGAGAAGTTGAACAATCGCCAATACGATGAAGATTTGGGCCAGGAGGCTCGGTGCTACATTCGCTGCATTGGTCTGAAGTCCGAAATCTGGGATGACACCAACGGATACGACCTCGAAAGAAGCTACCAGAACCTTATCAGCACTGGATTCGAAGTCAGCAAGGAGAACTTGCAGAAATGTATCACTCCAAACactgataatgatgataagtGCACTTGGGCTGCTAAGAACTTGAAGTGCTTGTGGACAAACAAATATGTTACcaagaaacaaaaaataattaagAATATTTTTACTTTAAATAAATTGTGTTTACTCTGA